In Tiliqua scincoides isolate rTilSci1 chromosome 1, rTilSci1.hap2, whole genome shotgun sequence, the following are encoded in one genomic region:
- the BZW1 gene encoding eIF5-mimic protein 2 isoform X1 translates to MNNQKQQKPTLSGQRFKTRKRDEKERFDPTQFQDCIIQGLNETGSDLEAVAKFLDASGAKLDYRRYAETLFDILVAGGMLAPGGTLADDMIHTDVCVFAAQEDLETMQAFAQVFNKLIRRYKYLEKGFEDEVKKLLLFLKGFSESERNKLAMLTGILLANGTLNASILNSLYNENLVKEGVSAAFAVKLFKSWINEKDINAVAASLRKVNMDNRLMELFPANKQSLEHFTKYFTDAGLKELSEYVRNQQCIGARKELQKELQEQMSRGDPFKDIILYVKEEMKKNNISEQTVIGIIWSSVMSTVEWNKKEELVAEQAIKHLKQYSPLLAAFTTQGQSELTLLLKIQEYCYDNIHFMKAFQKIVVLFYKAEVLSEEPILKWYKDAHVAKGKSVFLEQMKKFVEWLKNAEEESESETEEGD, encoded by the exons ATGAATAATCAAAAGCAGCAAAAGCCAACGCTATCAGGCCAGCGTTTTAAAACTAGGAAAAGAG ATGAAAAAGAGAGGTTTGACCCTACTCAGTTTCAGGACTGCATTATTCAAGGTTTAAATGAAACTGGCAGTGACTTGGAAGCAGTAGCAAAATTCCTTGATGCTTCTGGAGCAAAACTTGATTATCGCCGCTATGCAGAAACACTCTTTGACATTCTGGTGGCTGGTGGAATGCTGG CCCCAGGTGGTACATTGGCAGATGACATGATACACACAGATGTCTGTGTATTTGCAGCACAAGAAGACCTAGAAACGATGCAAGCATTTGCTCAG gtCTTTAACAAACTGATCAGGCGTTACAAATACCTGGAAAAAGGCTTTGAGGATGAAGTCAAAAAG TTGCTGCTATTCTTGAAAGGTTTTTCAGAGTCTGAGCGGAACAAACTGGCCATGTTGACGGGTATTCTTCTGGCCAATGGAACGCTTAATGCGTCAATTCTCAACAGCCTATATAATGAGAATCTGGTTAAAGAAG GTGTTTCTGCAGCCTTTGCAGTCAAACTGTTCAAATCATGGATAAATGAAAAAGATATCAATGCAGTGGCTGCTAGCCTTCGTAAAGTCAATATGGACAACAGGCTGATG GAACTGTTTCCAGCCAACAAGCAAAGCCTTGAACACTTCACAAAATACTTCACTGATGCAGGATTGAAAGAACTTTCTGAGTATGTCCGGAACCAGCAATGCATAGGGGCTCGTAAAGAACTGCAGAAAGAACTTCAGGAGCAGATGTCGCGTGGGGATCCTTTCAAGGAT ATCATCTTGTACGTCAAGGAAGAGATGAAGAAGAACAACATATCAGAACAGACTGTGATAGGCATTATCTGGTCTAGTGTAATGAGCACTGTGGAATGGAACAAAAAGGAGGAGCTAGTAGCAGAACAAGCCATCAAGCACTTGAAG CAATACAGCCCTCTTCTTGCTGCCTTTACAACCCAAGGTCAGTCTGAACTGACTCTGTTGCTCAAGATTCAGGAGTACTGTTATGACAACATCCACTTCATGAAAGCCTTCCAGAAAATAGTGGTGCTCTTCTACAAAG CTGAGGTGTTAAGTGAAGAACCCATTCTGAAATGGTATAAAGATGCACATGTTGCCAAAGGAAAGAGTGTCTTTCTGGAACAAATGAAAAAGTTTGTAGAATGGCTCAAGAATGCTGAGGAAG aatcTGAATCCGAAACTGAAGAAGGTGACTAA
- the BZW1 gene encoding eIF5-mimic protein 2 isoform X2 — translation MLLEQNLIIAAMQKHSLTFWWLVECWPQVFNKLIRRYKYLEKGFEDEVKKLLLFLKGFSESERNKLAMLTGILLANGTLNASILNSLYNENLVKEGVSAAFAVKLFKSWINEKDINAVAASLRKVNMDNRLMELFPANKQSLEHFTKYFTDAGLKELSEYVRNQQCIGARKELQKELQEQMSRGDPFKDIILYVKEEMKKNNISEQTVIGIIWSSVMSTVEWNKKEELVAEQAIKHLKQYSPLLAAFTTQGQSELTLLLKIQEYCYDNIHFMKAFQKIVVLFYKAEVLSEEPILKWYKDAHVAKGKSVFLEQMKKFVEWLKNAEEESESETEEGD, via the exons ATGCTTCTGGAGCAAAACTTGATTATCGCCGCTATGCAGAAACACTCTTTGACATTCTGGTGGCTGGTGGAATGCTGG CCCCAG gtCTTTAACAAACTGATCAGGCGTTACAAATACCTGGAAAAAGGCTTTGAGGATGAAGTCAAAAAG TTGCTGCTATTCTTGAAAGGTTTTTCAGAGTCTGAGCGGAACAAACTGGCCATGTTGACGGGTATTCTTCTGGCCAATGGAACGCTTAATGCGTCAATTCTCAACAGCCTATATAATGAGAATCTGGTTAAAGAAG GTGTTTCTGCAGCCTTTGCAGTCAAACTGTTCAAATCATGGATAAATGAAAAAGATATCAATGCAGTGGCTGCTAGCCTTCGTAAAGTCAATATGGACAACAGGCTGATG GAACTGTTTCCAGCCAACAAGCAAAGCCTTGAACACTTCACAAAATACTTCACTGATGCAGGATTGAAAGAACTTTCTGAGTATGTCCGGAACCAGCAATGCATAGGGGCTCGTAAAGAACTGCAGAAAGAACTTCAGGAGCAGATGTCGCGTGGGGATCCTTTCAAGGAT ATCATCTTGTACGTCAAGGAAGAGATGAAGAAGAACAACATATCAGAACAGACTGTGATAGGCATTATCTGGTCTAGTGTAATGAGCACTGTGGAATGGAACAAAAAGGAGGAGCTAGTAGCAGAACAAGCCATCAAGCACTTGAAG CAATACAGCCCTCTTCTTGCTGCCTTTACAACCCAAGGTCAGTCTGAACTGACTCTGTTGCTCAAGATTCAGGAGTACTGTTATGACAACATCCACTTCATGAAAGCCTTCCAGAAAATAGTGGTGCTCTTCTACAAAG CTGAGGTGTTAAGTGAAGAACCCATTCTGAAATGGTATAAAGATGCACATGTTGCCAAAGGAAAGAGTGTCTTTCTGGAACAAATGAAAAAGTTTGTAGAATGGCTCAAGAATGCTGAGGAAG aatcTGAATCCGAAACTGAAGAAGGTGACTAA